From Sporosarcina sp. 6E9, a single genomic window includes:
- a CDS encoding ABC transporter permease: protein MKSSIIVLKEQIKNFHLLRRLSWYEIKSQTSGNYLGAAWEIINPAIQIMIYWFVFGFGIRQREPIGDVEYFQWLFAGILVWFFLNQGLMKATRSIYQKIRMLSKMNFPMSVIPNYIVVSQFYPHLFLLVIGIIILQFMGFPISIYYLQLPIYTFAAVALLFSLSLITSTLATIVRDVAMMLQATMRMLLYLSPILWPPTLLPESWQPWLKLNPFYFIIEGYRNTLLGQSWYFLENPMYTLYFFGLLLVLFMIGSYLHVKFRSQFIDFL from the coding sequence ATGAAATCTTCAATCATCGTATTGAAAGAACAAATAAAAAATTTCCATCTCCTGAGAAGACTCTCTTGGTATGAAATAAAAAGCCAAACAAGCGGAAATTATCTAGGGGCAGCTTGGGAAATTATTAACCCAGCGATCCAAATAATGATTTATTGGTTTGTATTTGGTTTTGGAATTAGACAACGAGAACCAATCGGAGATGTTGAATATTTCCAATGGTTATTTGCAGGGATTTTAGTGTGGTTCTTTCTGAACCAAGGGTTAATGAAGGCGACTAGGTCGATCTATCAAAAAATTAGAATGTTATCGAAGATGAACTTTCCGATGAGTGTAATTCCTAATTATATTGTCGTTTCGCAGTTTTACCCTCATCTATTTTTGTTGGTTATTGGCATCATCATTTTGCAATTTATGGGTTTTCCGATATCCATTTATTATTTGCAATTACCCATTTATACTTTTGCGGCTGTAGCGTTACTATTTAGCTTGTCACTGATTACATCAACCCTTGCAACGATTGTTCGAGATGTTGCGATGATGTTGCAAGCTACGATGAGAATGCTGTTGTATTTATCGCCAATCCTTTGGCCGCCAACCTTGCTTCCTGAAAGTTGGCAACCATGGTTAAAACTAAATCCTTTCTACTTTATTATAGAAGGGTATAGAAATACATTATTGGGTCAAAGTTGGTATTTCTTAGAGAATCCAATGTACACGCTGTACTTTTTCGGGTTACTGCTCGTTCTATTCATGATTGGATCTTATTTGCACGTAAAGTTCAGAAGTCAGTTTATTGACTTTCTGTAA
- the tagH gene encoding teichoic acids export ABC transporter ATP-binding subunit TagH has product MSKSVVVKDLSKEYKLFSSKSERILDLLLPHKEYGESFYALRDVSFEVEKGDIIGFVGVNGSGKSTLANLLAGIVPKTSGSIEIDGDVALIAVNAGLDNKLTGRENIELKLLMLGFSKKEILGMEDEIIEFAELEKFIDQPVKSYSSGMKSRLGFSISVRVNPDILIIDEALSVGDKAFAEKSLAKMHEFKEQGKTMFFVSHSIGQMKQFCEKVLWLEYGVLKEFGDAQEVLKNYDNFLKEYGKMSKKEKKKHRDDGMARRLNSKAEVK; this is encoded by the coding sequence ATGTCGAAATCAGTTGTTGTTAAAGATTTGTCGAAAGAATATAAATTGTTTTCAAGCAAGTCTGAGCGTATTCTTGACTTGCTTCTTCCTCATAAAGAATACGGGGAATCTTTCTACGCGTTAAGAGATGTGTCTTTTGAAGTCGAAAAAGGCGATATTATTGGTTTTGTCGGAGTTAACGGCTCCGGGAAGTCTACTCTTGCAAACTTATTGGCAGGAATCGTTCCGAAAACATCCGGCTCTATAGAGATTGATGGTGATGTTGCATTAATCGCTGTGAATGCCGGACTAGATAATAAACTGACTGGACGAGAAAATATTGAGTTGAAATTATTGATGCTCGGTTTTTCTAAGAAGGAAATTTTGGGAATGGAAGATGAAATCATTGAGTTCGCTGAGCTGGAAAAGTTTATTGATCAACCAGTGAAATCCTATTCGAGCGGGATGAAGTCCCGACTCGGGTTTTCAATTTCAGTTAGAGTCAATCCCGATATACTCATTATTGATGAAGCTTTATCTGTTGGTGATAAAGCATTCGCAGAAAAAAGTTTGGCGAAAATGCATGAGTTTAAAGAGCAAGGTAAAACAATGTTTTTCGTCAGTCACTCAATTGGGCAAATGAAACAGTTTTGTGAAAAGGTCTTGTGGCTCGAATATGGCGTCCTAAAAGAATTCGGAGACGCACAGGAAGTCCTTAAAAACTACGATAATTTCCTGAAGGAATACGGGAAAATGAGTAAAAAAGAGAAAAAGAAACACCGCGATGATGGAATGGCTAGAAGACTAAATAGCAAAGCTGAAGTGAAATAA
- a CDS encoding CDP-glycerol glycerophosphotransferase family protein, giving the protein MIGRRSIVHIAKKVLRIMNNQVRHLTIGDIKVSSLDFNGNLMQVRLTGRGVKNNDSNYRFVVKDMYNSNKTYKFNCTLTEENVLTTEVNLTEITSLLEKEIGKWSFFIAINNFEIRLSTEAKAQIDLQKHSIIENNHELTIQPYITKYGNISITSLKVDESGHLNEMNDVLNSFTSKKITNHVKKISNSDEGILIEGSAKVEKELQKYVSLVVKKRASTLQYEFPIRWLNEDSWQSKVDIHVLESLKGIYDYYLLLADKRTFRVKLHENAMIDKDPLFRETEKESRQLISYRTKNDSLSLQCKLSNISVQNLVGKVQSDIVSLQGVIKKENLPKHKKQQSYLLILRQRNTDELSSFPVTLNESENGYELSFKLDYKDLLPSEELENSRWDIYLQLNIRGSDHLFRFLVKKDQETDSLAYDTRKKIEDENLYQLFFYRTLHGHVSISLSSLTINRDLSSYRIRNKKLCIGGYAYLEAISFNEKNSMNRFLIIRNRESDSELNIPLENIIGKKKLSGGGFDYKYAGFYVEIPLENICGLQQNNKDILDLYIQIHYKNEVVERKLGLQKYKYYKDDYRLKYSYQQNHQYYKNYLTLTPRGNIKIESYTYTKEMMRYIKYGVHLDRFKNRNEDVWIIGERPDTAQDTGYHFFKYCRENHPEKKVYYAIDENSADLKNIEDLGNVLLLGSMEHLKTALLATTFIGSHDIEYILPVKSTVMDNYRKGKRVFLQHGVLGRKNVEYHKYYYIDPFQMFCVSSESEKEMVKDEMGYEDDEVMITGLSRFDALLEKNDADRSILLIPTWREWLNTEEDFMASEYFERYKGLISNERLLNLLNKHDVNLNVYPHYRMQQFIEHFEALETNRVSIIELGERNVQDLLIENKLMITDYSSVSFDFNYMSKPIIFYHFDSDTFFKNGILRPIEETFLGDICKTEEAIINAIEYYLVNEFTEKQEITDKKHLVFDQIDASNNERIYNEIISLR; this is encoded by the coding sequence ATGATAGGCAGACGCAGCATAGTACATATAGCAAAAAAAGTACTAAGAATCATGAACAACCAAGTTCGTCATTTGACAATCGGTGATATTAAAGTGTCTTCACTAGATTTTAATGGCAATTTGATGCAAGTAAGATTAACAGGTCGCGGAGTGAAAAATAACGATAGCAATTATAGATTTGTTGTGAAAGACATGTATAACTCGAATAAGACTTATAAATTTAACTGCACGCTCACTGAGGAGAATGTGTTAACTACTGAAGTAAATTTGACGGAAATAACTAGCTTATTGGAAAAAGAAATAGGCAAATGGAGTTTTTTCATAGCTATAAATAACTTTGAAATTCGTCTATCGACTGAAGCTAAAGCCCAGATTGACCTACAAAAACATTCTATCATAGAAAATAATCATGAACTAACAATTCAACCATACATCACTAAATACGGAAACATAAGTATAACATCGTTGAAAGTTGATGAATCTGGACATTTAAATGAAATGAATGACGTGTTAAACAGCTTTACTTCAAAAAAAATCACAAACCATGTGAAAAAGATTTCCAATAGTGACGAAGGTATACTAATTGAAGGTTCGGCTAAGGTTGAGAAGGAATTGCAAAAGTATGTTTCGTTAGTAGTAAAAAAACGTGCGTCAACCTTGCAATATGAATTCCCAATCAGATGGCTAAATGAAGATTCATGGCAATCAAAAGTGGATATTCATGTGCTTGAGTCGCTAAAAGGTATTTATGACTATTATTTACTGTTAGCCGATAAACGAACTTTTAGGGTGAAATTACATGAGAATGCAATGATTGATAAGGACCCATTGTTTCGTGAAACTGAAAAAGAGTCTAGACAACTAATTAGTTACCGAACGAAAAATGATTCATTATCGCTTCAATGTAAACTATCTAATATCTCTGTACAAAACTTGGTTGGAAAGGTTCAATCTGACATCGTTTCGCTCCAGGGAGTCATAAAAAAAGAAAATTTACCAAAACATAAAAAGCAGCAGAGTTATCTTTTAATATTAAGGCAAAGAAATACAGATGAATTATCGTCATTTCCCGTCACTTTGAATGAATCGGAAAATGGCTATGAACTTAGTTTTAAATTGGATTACAAAGACCTTTTACCAAGTGAAGAACTTGAAAATTCTCGTTGGGATATCTACTTGCAACTTAATATCCGCGGATCCGACCATTTATTTAGATTTCTGGTTAAAAAAGATCAGGAAACAGATTCACTTGCATATGATACACGTAAAAAAATTGAAGACGAAAACCTTTATCAATTGTTCTTTTATCGAACACTACATGGACATGTGTCGATTTCATTAAGTTCTTTGACGATAAATCGCGATTTAAGTTCATATCGAATTAGAAATAAAAAGTTATGTATAGGTGGATATGCATACCTTGAGGCGATAAGTTTCAATGAGAAAAATTCGATGAATCGCTTCCTAATTATTAGAAACAGAGAAAGTGATTCAGAGTTGAACATACCGTTAGAAAATATCATAGGCAAAAAGAAGTTGTCAGGCGGGGGATTCGACTATAAATACGCTGGGTTCTATGTAGAAATCCCACTCGAAAATATTTGCGGGCTCCAACAAAACAATAAAGATATTCTTGATTTGTATATTCAAATTCACTACAAGAATGAAGTAGTTGAACGGAAATTGGGATTACAAAAGTATAAATACTATAAAGATGACTATCGTCTGAAGTATTCATATCAACAAAATCACCAATACTATAAAAACTATTTAACGCTAACACCACGAGGAAATATAAAAATCGAAAGCTATACGTATACCAAAGAAATGATGCGATATATTAAGTACGGCGTTCATCTGGACAGATTCAAAAATCGGAATGAAGATGTGTGGATAATCGGAGAACGTCCAGATACCGCACAGGATACGGGTTATCATTTCTTTAAATATTGTCGGGAAAATCATCCGGAAAAAAAGGTTTACTATGCAATTGATGAAAACTCGGCAGACCTGAAAAATATTGAGGATTTAGGCAATGTGTTACTTCTAGGATCTATGGAACATTTAAAAACGGCCTTACTTGCCACGACTTTTATTGGCTCACATGATATAGAATATATATTGCCGGTGAAAAGCACTGTGATGGATAATTATCGGAAAGGGAAAAGGGTTTTCCTCCAACACGGTGTACTTGGACGAAAAAATGTTGAATACCATAAATATTACTATATTGACCCATTTCAAATGTTTTGCGTGAGTTCGGAATCAGAGAAAGAAATGGTAAAAGATGAAATGGGTTATGAGGACGACGAAGTTATGATCACAGGACTTTCACGTTTCGATGCATTACTTGAAAAGAATGATGCAGATAGATCCATTTTGTTAATCCCGACATGGAGAGAATGGTTGAATACGGAAGAAGACTTTATGGCATCGGAATATTTCGAGCGTTATAAAGGCTTGATTTCAAATGAAAGGCTTTTGAATTTGCTGAACAAGCATGATGTGAATTTGAATGTTTACCCACATTACCGTATGCAGCAATTTATCGAGCATTTCGAGGCGTTGGAAACAAACCGTGTGTCTATTATCGAGTTAGGTGAAAGAAACGTTCAAGATTTATTAATTGAAAACAAATTAATGATCACAGATTATTCGTCCGTCTCATTCGATTTCAATTACATGTCTAAGCCAATTATATTCTACCACTTCGACTCAGATACATTTTTCAAAAACGGTATTTTAAGACCGATTGAAGAAACATTTTTAGGTGATATTTGCAAAACAGAAGAAGCGATAATCAACGCCATCGAATATTATTTGGTCAATGAGTTTACGGAAAAACAAGAAATTACCGATAAAAAACACTTAGTATTCGACCAAATCGACGCCTCTAACAACGAAAGAATTTACAACGAGATCATAAGTTTGCGCTAA
- a CDS encoding SH3 domain-containing protein encodes MSNVKKRIIVFVSFFMIILSLVLSPIGGSTAQASQILKGVALKSPTYVYDEAKPGSNVLKSYSEGSIMLYRAHNADWYTTSVTVKGKKHSGFISKADVDTSVETQTLLQGIGLQASTAVYATASTGSKKLKTYSVGSLLHYKTFTSEWYETSVIINGKRTPGYIHKSHVENGVESDEILKGLAILNPTAVYSRASTNSAALKSYSGGTILQYRNYTTDWYKATVYVGGKARTGFIHKSHVDATVDNQISLRGIGIQNKTSVYSSPSTGAPALKSYAEGTILQYKTLSSNWYEATVVISGKRVKGYIHTSHVEGIFDESESLEGIAVASPTNIYSRASKKSGVLQSSTKGTYVQFRTFSPNWYSTTVTVNGKSVTGYIHQKDVSTDRVITKTTQYDTDFNRAVDIQMGRAPQVSGKSGGWVNASRPQVEYYINASNFNINSADYYQFLVLSQPAALHAEEVNLKILNNHGTLTGKAQAFINAGTSYDVNEAYLISHALLETGNGSSDLAQGVPVDSKGKVVAPKDAVFMVYNMYGIGAVDSCPLDCGAKKAFDEGWFTPEEAIIGGAKFINTYIARGQDTLYKMRWNPINPGHPQYATDVAWALKQTSNIKRIYDLLDRYVLIYDVPQYVNQPAKSGDPDYYDGGTPNPGTTIDYPSEVYGLTETPNNLNLREGPSTGSKIVGSIPNASKIEMLGTNGIWYKVKYDGKTGWVHGSYVTMLNLLEVSTGSSTLAIRPDPNTSNTPIARVNSGTLLAGSLDKNNKLLRSNEWYQISYNGKKAWVSGGKNGTEFIKINN; translated from the coding sequence TTGAGTAATGTTAAAAAAAGAATAATAGTATTCGTTAGTTTTTTTATGATTATCTTGTCATTGGTGTTATCTCCAATAGGAGGAAGCACAGCGCAAGCATCCCAAATCTTAAAAGGGGTGGCGTTGAAAAGTCCAACATACGTTTATGATGAAGCTAAACCAGGCTCAAATGTGTTGAAATCGTATAGCGAAGGATCCATTATGCTGTACAGAGCGCATAACGCGGATTGGTATACGACGTCTGTCACGGTGAAGGGGAAAAAACATAGCGGATTTATAAGTAAAGCAGACGTTGACACTTCGGTTGAGACTCAAACATTATTGCAGGGGATTGGTTTACAAGCTTCAACGGCGGTTTATGCAACTGCATCTACGGGCTCCAAGAAGTTGAAAACTTATTCAGTTGGATCCCTGCTACACTATAAAACTTTTACTAGTGAGTGGTATGAAACGTCTGTAATAATTAATGGGAAGCGAACTCCTGGATATATTCATAAATCCCATGTTGAAAACGGGGTAGAATCTGATGAGATTTTGAAGGGACTTGCTATCCTTAACCCGACAGCTGTTTACTCCAGAGCTTCTACCAATTCGGCTGCATTAAAATCCTATAGTGGCGGAACAATTCTACAGTATAGAAACTATACAACTGATTGGTACAAAGCGACCGTTTATGTTGGCGGAAAAGCAAGAACCGGTTTTATCCATAAAAGCCACGTTGATGCAACTGTAGATAATCAGATTAGCTTACGAGGAATCGGCATTCAAAATAAAACGTCTGTCTATTCCAGCCCGTCAACGGGTGCACCAGCACTTAAATCGTATGCGGAAGGTACAATTTTGCAATACAAAACACTATCAAGTAATTGGTATGAAGCAACCGTTGTTATAAGTGGTAAGCGTGTAAAAGGTTATATTCATACAAGCCATGTAGAGGGAATTTTTGATGAGAGTGAATCACTTGAAGGAATTGCAGTAGCATCGCCTACTAATATTTATTCGAGAGCATCTAAAAAATCGGGTGTACTACAGAGTTCTACTAAAGGGACTTATGTGCAATTTAGAACTTTTTCACCGAATTGGTACTCGACGACAGTTACTGTAAATGGTAAGTCAGTTACCGGATACATACATCAAAAAGATGTCAGTACAGACCGCGTGATCACCAAAACAACACAATATGATACTGACTTTAACAGAGCTGTTGATATTCAAATGGGCAGAGCGCCCCAAGTTTCCGGCAAAAGCGGTGGATGGGTAAATGCTTCAAGACCACAAGTTGAGTATTATATTAACGCGTCGAACTTTAATATTAATTCAGCAGACTATTATCAATTTCTAGTATTATCGCAACCAGCAGCGCTACATGCTGAAGAAGTAAACCTTAAGATTTTGAATAATCATGGAACACTTACAGGTAAGGCGCAAGCATTCATTAATGCTGGTACTAGCTATGATGTCAACGAGGCGTATCTGATTTCACACGCTTTATTAGAAACAGGAAACGGTAGCTCCGATCTGGCGCAAGGAGTTCCGGTTGATAGTAAAGGAAAGGTCGTTGCGCCGAAAGATGCGGTATTTATGGTTTACAATATGTACGGTATCGGTGCTGTTGATAGCTGTCCTTTAGACTGTGGTGCGAAAAAAGCATTCGATGAAGGATGGTTTACACCAGAAGAAGCGATTATTGGTGGCGCAAAATTTATCAATACGTATATTGCAAGAGGTCAAGATACTTTGTATAAGATGAGATGGAACCCAATTAATCCAGGGCATCCACAATATGCAACAGATGTCGCTTGGGCGCTAAAACAAACCTCTAACATTAAACGAATCTATGATTTATTGGATAGATATGTCCTGATTTATGATGTTCCACAGTATGTCAATCAACCGGCGAAATCAGGTGACCCTGATTATTATGACGGCGGCACACCAAATCCAGGAACGACGATTGATTATCCAAGTGAAGTTTACGGGTTGACAGAAACGCCAAATAATTTAAATTTACGTGAAGGACCGAGTACAGGTTCAAAAATTGTTGGCAGTATTCCAAATGCCTCCAAAATCGAAATGCTTGGAACGAACGGAATTTGGTACAAGGTTAAGTACGATGGGAAAACTGGTTGGGTTCACGGTAGCTATGTAACAATGTTGAATTTACTAGAAGTATCAACAGGTAGTTCGACATTAGCGATTCGTCCAGACCCGAACACATCAAATACACCTATTGCGCGAGTGAATAGCGGAACTTTATTAGCAGGATCTTTGGATAAAAACAATAAACTTCTACGAAGTAACGAATGGTATCAAATCTCTTACAATGGCAAAAAAGCTTGGGTAAGTGGCGGTAAAAACGGAACGGAGTTTATTAAAATTAATAACTAA
- a CDS encoding Gfo/Idh/MocA family protein, with protein MNFAIIGCGFISIKHAETIKKISGSKIVAVCDKNPAAMKRYEIEFGATAYTNIEEMLASENIDIVNICTPSGSHANIAELAAFYGKHIIVEKPMALSLEDTDRILQATKTNNVKLAVVHPNRFRPAVMKLHEIMQEGHLGKISHALCVVNWNRGQHYYDQAPWRGTKEQDGGVLMNQAIHNLDLLLSFMGTPTEVFSMGATRLRDIEVEDVSTGVIRFESGALATVQASTTVYPQNYEESLTIFGEKGTVKIGGAHALYFETLEIENLTEKEIGQMISEVESDPWGTPGHERIIRDMIEAINEDKAPVISGEDGRNAVEIVLAFYESAEKNRLVKIKERGEPNDKNKSKTTKSYQAVRV; from the coding sequence ATGAATTTTGCTATCATCGGATGCGGTTTTATTTCAATAAAACATGCAGAAACAATAAAAAAAATTAGCGGTTCGAAAATTGTGGCGGTTTGCGATAAAAATCCTGCGGCAATGAAACGTTATGAAATAGAATTTGGCGCGACAGCGTATACAAATATAGAAGAAATGTTGGCTTCTGAAAACATAGATATCGTCAACATTTGTACGCCAAGCGGGTCGCATGCGAATATTGCTGAACTTGCAGCATTTTACGGGAAACATATAATAGTTGAAAAACCGATGGCACTATCTCTCGAAGATACGGACCGGATCCTCCAAGCAACCAAAACGAATAATGTGAAACTTGCGGTCGTCCATCCGAATCGGTTTCGTCCAGCCGTTATGAAGTTGCATGAAATTATGCAAGAAGGACACTTAGGTAAAATTAGTCACGCGCTCTGTGTCGTTAATTGGAACCGCGGGCAACATTACTACGACCAAGCACCATGGCGCGGTACAAAAGAACAGGACGGCGGCGTATTAATGAATCAAGCAATCCATAACTTGGATTTACTTTTGTCGTTCATGGGAACACCGACAGAAGTATTTAGTATGGGAGCGACTCGCCTTCGTGACATTGAGGTAGAAGACGTGTCGACGGGTGTCATTCGTTTTGAATCGGGTGCACTTGCGACAGTTCAAGCATCGACAACCGTTTATCCGCAAAACTATGAAGAATCCCTGACGATTTTCGGTGAAAAAGGAACCGTGAAAATAGGCGGAGCACATGCGCTTTATTTTGAAACTTTGGAAATTGAAAATTTAACTGAAAAAGAAATCGGTCAAATGATTAGTGAAGTTGAGTCGGATCCTTGGGGCACACCCGGACATGAGCGAATCATTCGAGATATGATTGAAGCGATTAATGAAGATAAAGCACCTGTAATTTCCGGCGAAGACGGGCGCAATGCTGTTGAAATCGTTCTAGCATTCTACGAATCCGCCGAGAAAAATAGGCTGGTTAAAATTAAGGAAAGAGGAGAGCCGAATGACAAAAACAAAAGCAAGACCACAAAATCTTATCAAGCAGTTCGAGTCTAA
- a CDS encoding acyltransferase family protein: MNTPKQHLNEINIIRAIACIFVVATHAISNYLKNVEVDLTSDQYIVFIRYALLCSTPIFILISETLISRSYPTKLPKGFFRKRLRYIFIPYVLIGAIVSYRASAKDWTSFLEVFTHKVVFGHWYGFFVLVIFQFYILHWLIGKYLARVKPIIPLILSFIISFIHIYSYVHTPGYKEFIETNFPFWYRVHIFSWLFYFVVAFYIGQYYDRIFSFLNNKIWIPIAATIFSYCLILYDIKVRGYTRISSDRYDMMLFAVCVFFLLVALIRKFNYNSKMLVMISHFSFFIYLTHMITISYFVRLSLTFGENFFSYVIIMVFLTISTSIGWAFLFYQTKLTQFFTGRIKYLD; encoded by the coding sequence GTGAATACACCAAAACAACATTTAAATGAAATAAATATAATACGAGCAATCGCATGTATTTTTGTCGTTGCCACACATGCTATTTCAAACTACTTAAAAAACGTCGAAGTGGATTTAACATCTGATCAATATATTGTGTTCATTCGATATGCGCTACTATGTTCGACACCGATTTTCATTTTAATCTCAGAGACTTTGATTTCCAGAAGCTATCCAACAAAGCTTCCAAAAGGGTTCTTCCGAAAAAGACTGCGATACATATTTATCCCTTATGTTCTCATAGGTGCAATCGTCAGTTACCGAGCATCGGCAAAAGACTGGACTTCGTTTTTAGAAGTCTTCACCCATAAAGTAGTATTTGGCCATTGGTACGGATTTTTCGTACTAGTTATATTCCAGTTTTACATATTACACTGGTTAATAGGAAAATACTTAGCCAGGGTAAAACCAATAATCCCTTTAATCTTGTCGTTTATTATCTCATTCATCCACATATATTCATATGTACATACGCCTGGATATAAGGAATTCATTGAAACGAACTTTCCATTTTGGTATCGAGTTCATATTTTCTCATGGCTGTTTTACTTTGTAGTCGCCTTTTACATCGGGCAATACTATGACCGGATATTCAGTTTCTTGAACAATAAAATCTGGATTCCTATCGCAGCTACTATATTCTCGTATTGTCTAATTCTTTATGATATTAAAGTGCGAGGCTACACAAGAATTTCCAGTGATCGGTACGATATGATGCTATTTGCAGTATGTGTCTTTTTCTTGTTAGTCGCGTTAATTCGAAAGTTTAATTACAATAGTAAAATGCTTGTTATGATTAGTCATTTTTCCTTTTTCATCTATTTGACCCATATGATTACCATCTCATACTTCGTCAGGCTTTCATTGACGTTTGGCGAAAACTTTTTCAGCTATGTCATCATAATGGTTTTCCTAACAATCTCAACCTCAATCGGCTGGGCATTTCTATTTTATCAAACAAAACTTACACAGTTCTTTACAGGTAGAATTAAGTATTTGGACTAA
- a CDS encoding CDP-glycerol glycerophosphotransferase family protein yields the protein MLTKIKKSKITLSLFKIVFLALGLLPKKKDLIIFESFHGKQYSDSPRSIYEYLAKKHPNYKLVWSIDRGSVPLFTALGIPYVKRFSPKWFLMKPRAKYWVNNVRLPIWMPRPKGTTYLQTWHGTPLKKLGLDIDEVHIPGSTRKTYKEDILKESKNWSYLISPNNYSSGIFRSAFGFNGVMIESGYPRNDKLYTASETEVADIKETLKIPKDKKIILYAPTWRDDDYFKVGQYKFTFQFELDKMKERFGDEFVLLTRMHYLVAENFDFTAYGDFVKDVSSYPDIAELYLVSDILITDYSSVFFDYAGLNRPIIFYMYDIEDYRDRLRGFYFDIEKDAPGPIVENEEDLFEAIDYALENGHVSPEAFKSFQDRFCYLEDGKATERVVKQLFAR from the coding sequence GTGTTAACAAAAATTAAAAAATCCAAAATAACACTATCGTTATTTAAAATTGTCTTTCTAGCACTTGGTTTATTGCCAAAAAAGAAAGACTTGATAATTTTTGAAAGTTTTCATGGAAAACAATACAGCGATAGTCCTCGTTCTATTTATGAATATCTAGCCAAAAAACATCCGAACTATAAATTGGTATGGAGTATTGACCGCGGCAGCGTACCTCTTTTTACTGCGCTTGGAATTCCTTATGTTAAACGCTTTTCACCGAAATGGTTTTTAATGAAGCCAAGAGCAAAGTATTGGGTGAACAATGTGCGGCTACCCATTTGGATGCCAAGACCGAAAGGGACAACTTATTTACAAACATGGCACGGGACGCCCTTAAAAAAGTTAGGTCTTGATATTGATGAAGTTCATATCCCGGGATCGACCCGAAAAACTTATAAAGAAGATATACTAAAAGAATCAAAAAATTGGTCCTATCTCATTTCTCCAAACAACTATTCAAGTGGAATATTTAGGAGTGCATTTGGGTTTAATGGGGTAATGATAGAGAGTGGCTATCCACGGAATGACAAACTATATACGGCTAGTGAAACCGAAGTTGCTGACATTAAAGAGACGCTTAAAATTCCGAAGGATAAAAAGATTATTCTTTACGCACCTACATGGCGGGACGATGATTATTTCAAGGTAGGCCAATATAAATTTACATTTCAATTTGAATTAGATAAGATGAAGGAACGTTTTGGGGACGAGTTCGTTCTATTGACGAGAATGCATTATCTTGTCGCTGAAAACTTTGATTTTACCGCATACGGAGACTTCGTGAAAGACGTTTCATCCTATCCCGATATAGCGGAATTATATTTGGTGAGTGATATATTAATTACGGATTATTCTTCGGTCTTTTTTGATTATGCGGGCCTGAATCGACCGATTATTTTTTATATGTACGACATCGAAGATTATCGAGATCGTCTAAGAGGTTTTTATTTTGATATTGAAAAAGATGCACCGGGACCCATTGTTGAAAATGAGGAAGACTTATTTGAAGCAATCGATTATGCGCTAGAAAATGGACATGTTTCACCTGAAGCGTTTAAAAGTTTCCAAGACCGTTTCTGTTACCTAGAAGATGGGAAAGCTACAGAGCGAGTCGTTAAACAATTATTCGCTAGATAA
- the tagD gene encoding glycerol-3-phosphate cytidylyltransferase, protein MRKVITYGTFDLLHTGHINILRRAKEYGDYLIVAISSDEFNALKGKKAYYSFEQRKLILEAIRYVDEVIPEDTWEQKVQDVKDHDVDVFVMGDDWKGKFDFLEESCEVIYLPRTVGISTTKIKRDLTKVNKG, encoded by the coding sequence GTGAGAAAAGTTATCACATACGGAACATTCGATTTACTTCACACTGGCCATATAAACATTCTCCGCCGCGCGAAAGAATACGGCGACTATTTAATTGTTGCAATTTCATCTGATGAATTCAATGCGCTAAAAGGTAAAAAAGCATACTATAGCTTTGAACAACGTAAGCTAATTCTTGAAGCAATCCGTTACGTCGATGAAGTAATTCCTGAAGATACATGGGAGCAAAAAGTACAAGACGTTAAAGATCATGACGTTGATGTCTTCGTAATGGGCGATGATTGGAAAGGGAAATTCGACTTCTTAGAGGAAAGTTGTGAAGTTATCTATCTCCCAAGAACTGTCGGTATTTCAACAACTAAAATTAAGCGAGATTTAACAAAAGTTAACAAAGGTTAA